One Diceros bicornis minor isolate mBicDic1 chromosome 26, mDicBic1.mat.cur, whole genome shotgun sequence DNA segment encodes these proteins:
- the RHBDD2 gene encoding rhomboid domain-containing protein 2, protein MAAMAVSEPGCRSWALCPEVPSATFFTALLSLLVSGPRLFLLQPPLAPSGLSLRSEALRDWQVYRLVTYIFVYENPVSLLCGAVIIWRFAGNFERTVGTVRHCFFTVIFAIFSAIIFLSFEAVSSLSKLGEVEDARGFTPVAFAMLGVNSVRSRMRRALVFGMVVPSMLVPWLLLCASWLIPQTSFLSNVCGLGIGLTYGLTYCYSIDLSERVALKLDQKFPFSLMRRISMFKYVSGSSAERRAAHSRKLNPVPGSYPTQSGHPHLTSSYPVAQMQHASGQKLASWPASAPGHMPSLPPYQPASGLCYVQDHFGTNPNSSGVCPASAGASLGVQLPAPLHCPGTVYSGALAAPVAAGSKECSRVLIP, encoded by the exons ATGGCGGCCATGGCGGTCTCGGAGCCCGGGTGTCGGAGCTGGGCCCTGTGTCCCGAGGTGCCGTCGGCCACCTTCTTCACGGCGCTGCTGTCGCTGCTGGTGTCCGGGCCCCGCCTGTTCCTGCTGCAGCCGCCCCTGGCGCCCTCGGGCCTCTCGCTGCGCTCCGAGGCCCTGCGCGACTGGCAAG TTTACAGGCTGGTGACCTACATCTTTGTCTATGAGAATCCAGTCTCCCTGCTCTGCGGTGCTGTCATCATCTGGCGCTTTGCTGGCAATTTCGAGAGAACCGTGGGCACCGTCCGCCACTGCTTCTTCACCGTGATCTTCGCCATCTTCTCTGCTATCATCTTCCTGTCGTTTGAAGCTGTGTCATCACTGTCGAAGCTGGGGGAGGTGGAGGATGCCAGAGGTTTCACTCCAGTGGCTTTCGCCATGCTGGGAGTCAACTCTGTTCGCTCTCGGATGAGGAGGGCCCTGGTGTTTGGCATGGTCGTGCCCTCAATGCTGGTACCATGGCTCCTGCTGTGTGCCTCCTGGCTCATTCCCCAAACCTCTTTCCTCAGTAATGTCTGTGGACTTGGAATTGGGCTAACAT ATGGCCTCACATACTGCTATTCCATCGACCTCTCAGAGCGAGTAGCACTGAAGCTCGACCAGAAGTTCCCCTTCAGCCTGATGAGGAGGATTTCGATGTTCAAGTACGTCTCAGGCTCTTCAGCTGAAAGAAGGGCAGCCCACAGCCGGAA GCTGAACCCTGTGCCCGGCTCCTACCCCACGCAGAGCGGCCACCCTCACCTGACCTCCAGCTACCCTGTCGCCCAGATGCAGCACGCCAGTGGCCAGAAACTAGCCTCCTGGCCAGCCAGTGCTCCTGGGCACATGCCCAGCCTGCCTCCTTACCAGCCTGCCTCCGGCCTGTGTTACGTGCAGGACCATTTTGGCACAAACCCTAACTCCTCCGGTGTCTGCCCGGCTTCCGCAGGGGCCTCCCTGGGGGTCCAGCTCCCTGCCCCCCTCCACTGCCCTGGCACGGTGTATTCTGGGGCCCTGGCTGCTCCAGTGGCTGCAGGCTCCAAGGAGTGCTCAAGGGTCCTGATCCCCTGA